A single Botrytis cinerea B05.10 chromosome 1, complete sequence DNA region contains:
- the Bcrfc2 gene encoding Bcrfc2, protein MASFFDIKARKAEAASNGTVNAKEEAKKNNRMQPWVEKYRPKGLGDVTAQDHTITVLQRTLQSSNLPHMLFYGPPGTGKTSTVLALAKELYGPELMKSRVLELNASDERGISIVREKVKDFARMQLSNPSPAYRQKYPCPPYKIIILDEADSMTQDAQSALRRTMETYSRITRFCLICNYVTRIIDPLASRCSKFRFKSLDKGNAVVRVREIADKEGVRLEEGAVEALIKCSEGDLRKAITYLQSAARLVGAVSQEGEERDNADKMDVDEKMVTVSSVEDIAGVIPDNTIEKLVKAMQPRSRGVVYEAVSKVVVDMVADGWSGTQVVSQLYQTIINSELIADSHKNKIVALFSEADKRLVDGADEHLTILDLSLRISNILSSS, encoded by the exons ATGGCCAGCTTCTTCGACATCAAAGCTCGCAAGGCGGAAGCGGCTTCAAACGGCACCGTAAAtgcaaaagaagaagctaaGAAAAATAATCGCATGCAGCCATGGGTTGAAAAATA TCGACCCAAAGGTCTAGGGGATGTTACGGCGCAAGATCATACCATCACTGTTCTGCAACGCACACTGCAATCCTCCAAT CTCCCGCATATGCTCTTCTACGGCCCCCCGGGCACGGGTAAAACATCTACAGTACTCGCTCTCGCCAAGGAACTTTACGGTCCCGAACTCATGAAATCCCGCGTCCTTGAACTAAACGCTTCCGACGAACGAGGTATATCTATTGTCCGCGAAAAAGTAAAAGATTTCGCCCGCATGCAACTTTCCAATCCGTCGCCCGCCTATCGTCAGAAATATCCATGTCCGCCTTAcaagattattatattggaTGAGGCGGATAGTATGACGCAAGATGCGCAGAGTGCGTTGAGAAGAACAATGGAGACGTATAGTAGGATTACAAgattttgtttgatttgCAACTATGTGACGAGGATCATCGATCCCTTGGCGAGTAGGTGTAGCAAGTTTCGGTTCAAGAGTTTGGATAAGGGGAATGCGGTGGTTAGAGTGAGGGAAATTGCGGATAAGGAGGGTGTTAGGTTGGAGGAGGGGGCTGTGGAAGCCCTGATTAAGTGCAGCGAGGGAGATCTGAGAAAAGCTATTACATATTTGCAGAGTGCGGCGAGGTTAGTGGGAGCGGTTAGTCAGGAGGGTGAAGAGAGGGACAATGCAGATAAAATGGATGTAGATGAAAAGATGGTTACGGTGAGCAGCGTGGAGGATATCGCAGGAGTTATACCAGACAACACGATTGAGAAATTGGTCAAGGCCATGCAACCGAGATCAAGAGGAGTTGTCTACGAAGCTGTATCCAAAGTAGTCGTTGATATGGTGGCAGACGGGTGGAGTGGCACACAGGTCGTCTCGCAG CTGTACCAAACCATCATCAACTCCGAACTGATCGCCGATTCCCACAAGAACAAAATCGTAGCTCTCTTTTCAGAAGCAGACAAACGACTCGTGGATGGTGCAGACGAACATCTCACTATCCTTGACCTGTCTTTAAGGATATCCAATATTCTAAGCAGTTCTTGA